A region of the Rhizobium binae genome:
CCGAAGGACAGGGTGACGAAGGCGATGATACGGCCGATATCCTCCGGCGAGAGACCGAGGCGCGTATAGGCGCGGTAGCGGATCGCACCGCCCGAAAGGGCGCCGAAACCGGCGGTATTGCCGACCGCGTACGCACTGAAGGCCGTCAGCGCCACATGCGGAAACGGCAGTTTTTTGCCGATATACTCGATGGCGTTGAGATCATAGAAGACCAGGGATAGGAAGCTGAGCGCAGTGAAGAACAGCGCCAGCAGGATCGCGCTCGGCCTGGTCGCCGCCAGCGCACCGACGACATCATCATAGCGAACCTCGTTGGTGAGCTGCATGATCGCATAACCGACGAGACAAAAGACAACGAGCGTCGCGGCTGCCGTCAGTGGCGTCCTGTACCGTCTAAAAAGCCCACGAATAGAATACGCGTCCGTCGCTTCCATCTCTTCCAAATCGCCGTGACCCGACATCTCGTACCTGCGCAATTTCCAAATTCGGCGGGAATCATTTTTCAAAGACATAACATGACAGGCCTATAAGCTCTGTGAAGCCGTGCCACCGTTACCCCAGCCCCGCCGCCTGCGCCTCAATCACCCTCAATTGGGGCGAATTTGCGCAGGCGAACTGTGTTCGCACATTGCATTTTCGTAAGCTTGTGAAGAGTTTGCGATCATGACGAAGATTTGAGACGCGAGAGAAGATTAGACATGCAGGATGACCTGGCCTTCGTGATCCTCATCCTCGGCAGATTGCTGCTCGGCGGTCTTTTCGTTGCCGGCGGCATCCATCATTTTTTCGTCATCGTGCCGATAACCGATGCCATCGAAGCCCGCGGCGTTCCTTTTGCGAAATGGGTGCTGCTGTCCGGCAGCGTCTTTCAAAATGCTGCCGGCCTCCTGCTGATGCTGGGTCTGTTTGTCACCGCGGCAGCGTTCGCTCTCATCATCTTCACGCTTGCGGCGTCGGTGATGCTGCTAAATTTCTGGGACATGGAAGGCACAGCCCGCGACAGCGCCGTCAACAGCTGGAAAAGCAACATGGCCATCATCGGCGGCCTGCTCACCGCAGCTGCCGGGGCGTTGTGAGGCAGTTCAGGTGGCCGGCTCACCGCCGGCCCGTGCATGCGCAGCGTAGCGCGCCGCGGCAGCATCCACCTCCGCCGCGCGATCGCCGGCCACCTGCACCGTCGGCACAGCGAATTCGATGCCGTTTTCCTTGAAGGCATTGCGGATCATCGCCAGTGCATTGCGGCGGATAACGAACTGTTCACCAGGCTTCGTCATCATCGACAGGCGCAGCTCGATCGCGAATTCGCCGAATTGCTCGACACCCTTCATCTTCAGCGTTTCGATGATGTGCGGGCCGAATTCCGGATTATCGAGCAACGTTTGACCGATCTGCTTGATCACTTTTTTCGCTTTGACCAGATCGGTGTCGTATGTGACGTTGAGACTGATCTTGTCGATCGTCCAGTCGCGGTTGAGGTTCTTGACCGCGCCAAGTTCCCCGAACGGCACGGTCGTCAGCGGCCCGCGGTGATGCCGGAGCTTCACCGAGCGCAGGCTGAAGGCCTCGACGACGCCCTTGTGGCTGCCGCTTTCGATATATTCGCCGACACGGAAGGCATCGTCCCAGAGATAGAACATGCCGCTGATGACATCCTTGACGATCGTCTGAGCGCCGAAACCCACAGCAACGCCGACGACGCCGGCGCCGGCAATCAATGGCCCGATCTCGATGCCGAGGCCCGAGAGCACCATGAGAACCGCAATAACGGCGATAACCACGGCAAGGATATTGCGGAAGATCGGCAGCAGCGTCTGAAACCGCGCATGTCTGGCCTTCTCCTCGTCCGTCGCGCCGCCGTCCAGGGGCATGCCGAGCAGCTTGCCGTCGATATAGGCTTTGACGAGGTGCCAGAGCAAATCGGCAGCAAGCAGGATGACGATTCCGCCGATGACGCCGCGCGCGATCTTATCGACCATTTTGTCGCCCGCCGCCATCGTGTCGGCGCCGACGCCGAGCAGTTGGCCGAGCCAGATGGCTGCGAATGCGATGATCAGCGCCCTGACGCCGCGGTCGAGCAATACGGTGGCAATGCGGCGCGTGGCAAGGAAGCTTGCCTCGGTCTGCTGCAGCGATTTCACCGCAAGCGTCGAGACGGCGAGCACCCGCGGCAGCATCAGCACATAGATGCCGAGCCAGAGCAGCCAGTTGAACCCGGTGACCCACAACCCCCAGAGCAACAGGAAATAAACGGTGAGCGCCCAGGAAATCCCGTGACCGCGCTTCTCGTCCTTCTGAGGCCGCGACCAGACAGCTTCGATCGCGATCAGCAGCAGCCCGATGCCAAGGATATAGCCGACGAAGAGCCGGGCGCTCGGGGAAAAACCGAGCGGTTCCATCGACTGGATGGCCGCCCAGCCAAGCATGAAATAGATGACGAAGATCGCAGAGTGGCGATACCAGAAGAGCGCGACGGCACGTGGCGGCATGGTCGGCGCGGTCACGCCTTGCCGCTCTTCCTCGGCCCGCGTCATCCCGATGAGATCGACCAAGAGGCCGCCCAGGCAAATCGTGAAACGCTGGACTATGAGCGCGATGGCGCAGAGGATCGCCACGCTCTGGCTGAGCGGAGGCCAGCTGAGACTGAAAAGCGCGAGCATTGTTGCCGCGGCGAAAATGAGAGCCGGTACGACGCGCGGCGTCAGATGCATGCCCGCCATCTGAGCCAGACGCCGGCGGCGACGGCGGAAGGCATAGCGGGCCATGCTTTCGACGATGGCCCCGAGCAGGAAGATCGCCAGGAATTGCGCGATCATTCGACTCCGGCCGGTAGCGGCGAACTCACCGAAAAACAGCAAGGACGCATTGCCGATCTGCGAGGGCAAAGTCATCGCCGCGTCGGACACCATCGAGACATGCCGGCGCGAATGCTGCAGCAGGCCAGAGAGAACCGACATCTGATTCTGGCTTGCCGAATCGGCGACAGGGGAGGTCGCCATCTGTGTCGCCATCCACTGCTTGACCTCCGGCGCCTGCATGAGCTGCATCATCTCACGCACTTGCGCCGGCGGGGTATCTGCAGCCGGCGCTGGCGCAGGCGTTTGGGAAAAGCCGGGCGACGCCGCCGGGAAAAGCGCAACGAATGCCAAGATGCCGAATATGGCGGCCTTTAAGCCCGCCGCCGTGCCACGCCCCATGACCGCCCTCCAACGGAGTGTCGGCCGCTTGGAAGGAAGCAACCCCGACATTTCCTTTTCCGCAATGGATACTCGGGACCGTAGCCGCCAGCAAGCGGTAGGAAAACCATACCAACGGCTAGAGGAATTCCGTTAAAAGTGAGAAGCGGTTTTCTGTCCGGAATTGCTTGAAAAGGTTAGAGCGGGTTCTGCCTTTCCGTGAAAAACTTGACCGCTCCATAGCCGGAAGAATTCCCCGCCTGAGGGCGAGGAAAGCTCTGGCCTCAAGATTTCGGCGTCGGCTTTTCCACATGGCCGCCGAAACCGGCGCGCATTGCCGACAGCACCTTGTTGGCGAACTCGTCATTGTCGCGCGAGGAGAATCGGCCGTAGAGCGCAGCGCTCAGCACCGGGGTCGGCACGCTTTCATCGATTGCCGCCATGATCGTCCAGCGGCCTTCGCCGCTGTCCGAGACACGGCCCGCATATTTGGAAAGTCCGGGATCGGCATGCAGCGCATCGGCCGTCAGATCGAGCAGCCAGGAGGTGATGACGCTGCCGCGACGCCAGACTTCGGCGACATCCTGCAGATTGAAATCGTATTGGAAATGTTCGGGATGGGCGAGCGGCGCGGTCTCCGCATCGGCATCGTGCGAGGCAGCGCCAATATTGGCGTGTTTCAGAATGTTGAGGCCTTCGGCATAGGCAGCCATCAGGCCGTATTCGATGCCATTATGGACCATCTTGACGAAATGACCGGCGCCGTGCGGGCCGCAATGCAGATAACCCTGCTCCGCGGTGCTGGCCGCCGCCGCTTCGGCGGTGCGGTTCGGCGATGCTTCCGTCTTGCCGACGCCGGGGGCGAGCGTCGCAAAGATCGGAGACAGATGCTGAACGGTGCCCTTCTCGCCACCGATCATCAGGCAATAGCCGCGCTCCAGGCCGAAGACGCCGCCGCTGGTGCCGACATCGACATAATGGATGCCCTTGGTGATGAGTTCGGCACCACGGCGGATGTCGTCATGGTAATAGGAATTGCCGCCGTCGATGACGATATCGCCGTTCTGAAGCAACGGCACCAGGCTCGAAAGTACCTTGTCGACGATCGCCGCCGGCAGCATCAGCCAGATCGCCCGGGGGTGGCTAAGCTTCGAGACGAATTCCTCGAGCGACGCGCTCCCGGTCGCGCCGAGGCCTGCAAGCTCGGCAACGCTTTCGGGCCTCGCGTCATAGACGACGCATTCGTGACCGCCCCGCATCAAGCGCTGGACCATGTAATTGCCCATGCGGCCCAAACCAACCATCCCAAGCTGCATATGAATCTCCTGGAAACCGAAATGAAGTATCGACTCCGGAAACTAGCACCCGCAGTGCGACAGGCAAGCGAAGTCTCGACCAGGTCAGCGCGTGCGACGATCGCGCCGCGGCTAGATAACGCCGGGCCGAACAGCCCGACGCCGGCTCATTGCTCACTCATCGGGCGCGCTGGCCGGTTCACCCTTCATCTCGCTGAGGAACATGCCCTCGCGCAGGTTGATGCCGTACTCGACGAAGGCCTTCATGCAGCAAAGCATCTGCGTCCAGCCTTCACAATTGAGATAGGTGCCGCGCCGGCCGGCCTCATCCTCGCGCCAGCCGTTCTCGGCAATCGTCACCAGCGTGCCGCCATCCTCCAGCGGTTTGAAATTCATCTCGACCAGCGTCTTGTAACTCGTCTTGTCCTCGCCGGTGCCGCCGTCCCAGCGAAGCACGATGCGGCTTTCCGGCACGAGCTCGACGACCTCGACCGGCGCATCCTTCCACCAGATCACCGTCGTGCCTTGGACGAGCGGGGCGCTCGCCCCGCCGATCGTGGTGAAATAGCTGCTGAGCTTCTTCGGATTGACGACGGCGTCGAACACCTCTGCGACGGGACGGCCGATGCGGCCGGAAATGCGGATTCCGAGAGACATGGCATTGCTCCTCTTCTCCATTGTGCCCAAACCCATTATGTTATAAAAACATAACATGTCAAGCGAATCAACCGACGACCCAGTTTTTAAGGCGCTGGCGCATCACCGCCGCCGCGAGATTCTCGATCTGCTCAAGGATGGCGCCCGCACCACAGGGACGCTTTGCGACTTGTTTCCCGACATGGACCGCTGCACGGTGATGCAGCATCTGAAAGTGCTGGAGGAAGCCGATCTGGTCATCGCCAGGAAGGAGGGGCGCGAACGTTGGAACCACCTGAACAGCCTGCCGATCAAGCAGATCTACGATCGCTGGATCAGCGCCTATGCCGGCCACGCCCTGTCGATCCTCGATCGGCTGAGAAGCGATCTCGAAGACCAGCCGGAACAATGAGGGGCGCCCCCCTTGCCGGCCGGCCGAAATGCTATGCTGACCACAAGACAGGAGACGGGACAGATGACGATATCCGGAACCGGCCTACGTCGCATGCGGCGGCTGCGCAGCATGAAGCAGCAACACCTCGCCGAACTCCTCGGCGTCAACCAGGCGACCGTTTCGCGCTGGGAGCGAGATCAACTTGCCCTGTCGCCGGAGCAGGCCGTCAAGCTGGAACGGATTTTCGCCGCGCCGCACCATGCCGCGGCCGCCGATGCAGCCTTGAAACGGCTGGTCGAGGATTCCCTCCGGCCTGTGCATCTGATCTGCGACAGCACCCATCGGCTGCTGTCCGCCTCCCGTCCGCGGCAGGCGGAATGGCGCGCACCGATCGGCGCTTTTCTCGGCCGCTCCCTTTTCCCCTACGCTTCCGCCGAGATCGCCGCCGCCGAACGATCGCTGGAGGCATGCGGCTGGCATGCGGGCAGGCTCATGTCGTTGACATTCGATACCGGCGCCAACGCCAAT
Encoded here:
- a CDS encoding DoxX family membrane protein, which encodes MQDDLAFVILILGRLLLGGLFVAGGIHHFFVIVPITDAIEARGVPFAKWVLLSGSVFQNAAGLLLMLGLFVTAAAFALIIFTLAASVMLLNFWDMEGTARDSAVNSWKSNMAIIGGLLTAAAGAL
- a CDS encoding mechanosensitive ion channel family protein, translated to MGRGTAAGLKAAIFGILAFVALFPAASPGFSQTPAPAPAADTPPAQVREMMQLMQAPEVKQWMATQMATSPVADSASQNQMSVLSGLLQHSRRHVSMVSDAAMTLPSQIGNASLLFFGEFAATGRSRMIAQFLAIFLLGAIVESMARYAFRRRRRRLAQMAGMHLTPRVVPALIFAAATMLALFSLSWPPLSQSVAILCAIALIVQRFTICLGGLLVDLIGMTRAEEERQGVTAPTMPPRAVALFWYRHSAIFVIYFMLGWAAIQSMEPLGFSPSARLFVGYILGIGLLLIAIEAVWSRPQKDEKRGHGISWALTVYFLLLWGLWVTGFNWLLWLGIYVLMLPRVLAVSTLAVKSLQQTEASFLATRRIATVLLDRGVRALIIAFAAIWLGQLLGVGADTMAAGDKMVDKIARGVIGGIVILLAADLLWHLVKAYIDGKLLGMPLDGGATDEEKARHARFQTLLPIFRNILAVVIAVIAVLMVLSGLGIEIGPLIAGAGVVGVAVGFGAQTIVKDVISGMFYLWDDAFRVGEYIESGSHKGVVEAFSLRSVKLRHHRGPLTTVPFGELGAVKNLNRDWTIDKISLNVTYDTDLVKAKKVIKQIGQTLLDNPEFGPHIIETLKMKGVEQFGEFAIELRLSMMTKPGEQFVIRRNALAMIRNAFKENGIEFAVPTVQVAGDRAAEVDAAAARYAAHARAGGEPAT
- the gnd gene encoding phosphogluconate dehydrogenase (NAD(+)-dependent, decarboxylating) — protein: MQLGMVGLGRMGNYMVQRLMRGGHECVVYDARPESVAELAGLGATGSASLEEFVSKLSHPRAIWLMLPAAIVDKVLSSLVPLLQNGDIVIDGGNSYYHDDIRRGAELITKGIHYVDVGTSGGVFGLERGYCLMIGGEKGTVQHLSPIFATLAPGVGKTEASPNRTAEAAAASTAEQGYLHCGPHGAGHFVKMVHNGIEYGLMAAYAEGLNILKHANIGAASHDADAETAPLAHPEHFQYDFNLQDVAEVWRRGSVITSWLLDLTADALHADPGLSKYAGRVSDSGEGRWTIMAAIDESVPTPVLSAALYGRFSSRDNDEFANKVLSAMRAGFGGHVEKPTPKS
- a CDS encoding SRPBCC domain-containing protein; translation: MSLGIRISGRIGRPVAEVFDAVVNPKKLSSYFTTIGGASAPLVQGTTVIWWKDAPVEVVELVPESRIVLRWDGGTGEDKTSYKTLVEMNFKPLEDGGTLVTIAENGWREDEAGRRGTYLNCEGWTQMLCCMKAFVEYGINLREGMFLSEMKGEPASAPDE
- a CDS encoding ArsR/SmtB family transcription factor, whose product is MSSESTDDPVFKALAHHRRREILDLLKDGARTTGTLCDLFPDMDRCTVMQHLKVLEEADLVIARKEGRERWNHLNSLPIKQIYDRWISAYAGHALSILDRLRSDLEDQPEQ
- a CDS encoding helix-turn-helix domain-containing protein; the encoded protein is MTISGTGLRRMRRLRSMKQQHLAELLGVNQATVSRWERDQLALSPEQAVKLERIFAAPHHAAAADAALKRLVEDSLRPVHLICDSTHRLLSASRPRQAEWRAPIGAFLGRSLFPYASAEIAAAERSLEACGWHAGRLMSLTFDTGANANACLPITASRVTCERIMLSDGSAGRLVTTVTEPAAFLHPMHNLCVVRKSPSQ